Proteins from a genomic interval of Oncorhynchus clarkii lewisi isolate Uvic-CL-2024 chromosome 13, UVic_Ocla_1.0, whole genome shotgun sequence:
- the LOC139424212 gene encoding octapeptide-repeat protein T2-like, with translation MHKNSLSNRGAVEAGTLGSQVVRGHILTVRDREQALPHPFSTAHRQRLRQKVRDWQRLRQKVRLRQKVRLRQKVRLRQKVRDWQRLRQKVRLRQKVRLRQKVRLRQKVRLRQKVRLRQKVRLRQKVRLRQRVRLRQRVRLRQRVRVRQRVRVRQRVRVRQRVRDWQRPRQKARDRGRRRGTEAEGEGLRQKARD, from the exons TATCCAACCGGGGAGCAGTGGAGGCGGGTACGTTGGGCTCCCAGGTTGTCCGAGGCCACATTctgacagtcagagacagagagcaagctCTGCCGCACCCTTTCTCTACCGCGCACAG GCAGAGACTGAGGCAGAAGGTGAGAGACTGGCAGAGACTGAGGCAGAAGGTGAGACTGAGGCAGAAGGTGAGACTGAGGCAGAAGGTGAGACTGAGGCAGAAGGTGAGAGACTGGCAGAGACTGAGGCAGAAGGTGAGACTGAGGCAGAAGGTGAGACTGAGGCAGAAGGTGAGACTGAGGCAGAAGGTGAGACTGAGGCAGAAGGTGAGACTGAGGCAGAAGGTGAGACTGAGGCAGAAGGTGAGACTGAGGCAGAGGGTGAGACTGAGGCAGAGGGTGAGACTGAGGCAGAGGGTGAGAGTGAGGCAGAGGGTGAGAGTGAGGCAGAGGGTGAGAGTGAGGCAGAGGGTGAGAGACTGGCAGAGACCGAGGCAGAAGGCGAGGGACCGAGGCAGAAGGCGAGGGACCGAGGCAGAAGGCGAGGGACTGAGGCAGAAGGCGAGGGACTGA